A DNA window from Drosophila pseudoobscura strain MV-25-SWS-2005 chromosome 2, UCI_Dpse_MV25, whole genome shotgun sequence contains the following coding sequences:
- the ash2 gene encoding set1/Ash2 histone methyltransferase complex subunit ASH2 isoform X1: MEEGPMETSSPTESSSDVNFPTEEEKSAEQRAAAAGFCYCGKERNLNLVELLCATCSRWVHESCVSYQLGKGKLLPFITNYVFVCKNCSATGLENFRKSQATISQMCHCAIANMQQAALRDGKRQIQFSKDKEIIPYIEQYWEAMTTMPRRLTQSWYSTVQRSLVKDVQTLFTYEEHLEHGAMYGLFHQDLRLIKPNYESMSKTGALRLTEDGYTQANLAKNNRQKRKFPGTDSGPTGKKGRPSSDITANVKLPPHGYPLEHPFNKDGYRYILAEPDPHAPFRQEFDESSDWAGKPIPGWLYRTLVPHAVLLALHDRAPQLKISEDRLAVTGERGYCMVRATHSVNRGCWYYEITIEEMPEGAATRLGWGREYGNLQAPLGYDKFGYSWRSRKGTKFTESHGKHYSESYMEGDTLGFLIELPQEASLEYLPNTFKDRPLVKFKSHLYYEDKDKINETLKNLHILQGSRIEFFKNGESQGVAFEDIYAGSYFPAISIHKSATVSVNFGPAFKYPDVLGERKAKGMNDRVEELITEQCLADTLYLTEHDGRLRLDNIGL, translated from the exons ATGGAAGAGGGCCCAATGGAGACCAGCTCACCCACAGAGTCCAGTTCCGACGTTAATTTCCCGACTGAAGAGGAGAAATCCGCAGAGCAGCGAGCGGCGGCGGCCGGCTTTTGTTATTG CGGGAAAGAGCGCAACCTGAACCTCGTCGAGCTGCTCTGTGCCACCTGCTCGCGCTGGGTCCACGAGTCGTGCGTGTCCTACCAGCTGGGCAAGGGAAAACTACTGCCATTCATCACCAATTATGTGTTCGTCTGCAAGAACTGCTCCGCCACGGGTCTGGAGAACTTTCGCAAGAGTCAGGCCA CCATTTCCCAGATGTGCCACTGCGCCATTGCCAACATGCAGCAGGCGGCGTTGCGTGATGGCAAGCGTCAAATCCAATTTAGCAAGGACAAGGAGATCATTCCCTACATCGAGCAGTACTGGGAGGCCATGACCACAATGCCGCGCCGTCTCACCCAGTCCTGGTACAGCACCGTCCAGCGGTCCCTGGTCAAGGATGTGCAAACCCTCTTCACCTACGAGGAGCATTTGGAGCACGGTGCCATGTACGGGCTGTTCCACCAGGACCTGCGCCTCATCAAGCCCAACTATGAGAGCATGAGCAAGACGGGTGCTCTGCGGCTCACCGAGGATGGCTATACACAAG CAAATCTTGCCAAGAACAACAGGCAGAAGCGCAAATTTCCTGGAACCGATTCGGGACCCACCGGGAAGAAGGGCCGCCCCAGCTCCGACATTACGGCCAACGTGAAGCTGCCACCGCATGGCTATCCCCTGGAACATCCGTTCAACAAGGACGGCTATCGCTACATACTGGCCGAGCCCGATCCGCACGCTCCATTCAGGCAGGAGTTCGACGAGAGCTCAGACTGGGCGGGCAAGCCCATTCCCGGCTGGCTGTACCGCACCCTGGTTCCCCATGCGGTCCTGCTGGCCCTGCACGATCGGGCGCCTCAGCTGAAGATCAGCGAGGATCGACTGGCGGTGACGGGGGAGCGTGGCTACTGCATGGTGCGGGCCACACACT CTGTTAATCGCGGCTGCTGGTACTACGAGATCACCATCGAGGAGATGCCCGAGGGAGCTGCAACGCGCCTGGGATGGGGTCGAGAGTATGGCAATCTACAGGCTCCGCTGGGCTACGACAAGTTCGGCTACTCCTGGCGATCGCGCAAGGGCACCAAGTTCACAGAGAGCCATGGCAAGCACTACAGTGAATCGTACATGGAGGGCGATACCCTGGGATTCCTTATTGAACTGCCCCAGGAGGCATCTCTGGAGTATCTGCCAAATACATTTAAGGATCGG CCGCTGGTGAAGTTCAAGTCACATCTGTACTACGAGGACAAGGATAAGATCAATGAAACGCTCAAGAATCTTCACATACTGCAGGGCAGCCGCATCGAGTTCTTCAAGAATGGAGAGTCGCAGGGTGTGGCCTTCGAGGACATCTATGCGGGTAGCTATTTTCCCGCCATATCCATACACAAAAGTGCAACTGTGAGCGTGAACTTTGGCCCAGCCTTCAAGTATCCCGATGTGCTTGGCGAGCGCAAGGCAAAAGGG ATGAACGACCGTGTGGAGGAGCTCATAACAGAGCAATGCCTAGCCGATACCCTCTACCTAACCGAACACGATGGCCGTCTGCGACTGGACAACATTGGCTTGTAG
- the ash2 gene encoding set1/Ash2 histone methyltransferase complex subunit ASH2 isoform X2 produces MTSTLASLNEEESNLAKNNRQKRKFPGTDSGPTGKKGRPSSDITANVKLPPHGYPLEHPFNKDGYRYILAEPDPHAPFRQEFDESSDWAGKPIPGWLYRTLVPHAVLLALHDRAPQLKISEDRLAVTGERGYCMVRATHSVNRGCWYYEITIEEMPEGAATRLGWGREYGNLQAPLGYDKFGYSWRSRKGTKFTESHGKHYSESYMEGDTLGFLIELPQEASLEYLPNTFKDRPLVKFKSHLYYEDKDKINETLKNLHILQGSRIEFFKNGESQGVAFEDIYAGSYFPAISIHKSATVSVNFGPAFKYPDVLGERKAKGMNDRVEELITEQCLADTLYLTEHDGRLRLDNIGL; encoded by the exons ATGACGTCAACGTTGGCCAGCCTGAACGAGGAGGAAT CAAATCTTGCCAAGAACAACAGGCAGAAGCGCAAATTTCCTGGAACCGATTCGGGACCCACCGGGAAGAAGGGCCGCCCCAGCTCCGACATTACGGCCAACGTGAAGCTGCCACCGCATGGCTATCCCCTGGAACATCCGTTCAACAAGGACGGCTATCGCTACATACTGGCCGAGCCCGATCCGCACGCTCCATTCAGGCAGGAGTTCGACGAGAGCTCAGACTGGGCGGGCAAGCCCATTCCCGGCTGGCTGTACCGCACCCTGGTTCCCCATGCGGTCCTGCTGGCCCTGCACGATCGGGCGCCTCAGCTGAAGATCAGCGAGGATCGACTGGCGGTGACGGGGGAGCGTGGCTACTGCATGGTGCGGGCCACACACT CTGTTAATCGCGGCTGCTGGTACTACGAGATCACCATCGAGGAGATGCCCGAGGGAGCTGCAACGCGCCTGGGATGGGGTCGAGAGTATGGCAATCTACAGGCTCCGCTGGGCTACGACAAGTTCGGCTACTCCTGGCGATCGCGCAAGGGCACCAAGTTCACAGAGAGCCATGGCAAGCACTACAGTGAATCGTACATGGAGGGCGATACCCTGGGATTCCTTATTGAACTGCCCCAGGAGGCATCTCTGGAGTATCTGCCAAATACATTTAAGGATCGG CCGCTGGTGAAGTTCAAGTCACATCTGTACTACGAGGACAAGGATAAGATCAATGAAACGCTCAAGAATCTTCACATACTGCAGGGCAGCCGCATCGAGTTCTTCAAGAATGGAGAGTCGCAGGGTGTGGCCTTCGAGGACATCTATGCGGGTAGCTATTTTCCCGCCATATCCATACACAAAAGTGCAACTGTGAGCGTGAACTTTGGCCCAGCCTTCAAGTATCCCGATGTGCTTGGCGAGCGCAAGGCAAAAGGG ATGAACGACCGTGTGGAGGAGCTCATAACAGAGCAATGCCTAGCCGATACCCTCTACCTAACCGAACACGATGGCCGTCTGCGACTGGACAACATTGGCTTGTAG
- the LOC4800449 gene encoding probable serine/threonine-protein kinase mps1, giving the protein MSDRRYYFTSEQRYNTPGALDNDCAEDGLLYPSRDSNNDNEDDNDNDNGANADNEPDADKDDDSEFLQDVPYSSSSIDRSSVGSIPWADDAIKKNLLDWERVERMLSGEEELPEKEPELRHEIADWQHKFPMLVGRKVGMRSLRHQSFDSQTRRDDESVDIDSISNLSLNSLDDDDDEDIEDDGFLTPTAEPQKQHQQPRSYLRPTHNLVDLLDRDLRVTSVSVKLLKRQRSQQQQQHHQPQQLPQKLSSATPQSARLRMPPILNVLDTNRRFRGLLNNRSFVQLTQVQQQQQQQQQQAKSAALTHASSAERRQYQYHHAGNRSAWHMPMAASRFFSNNKNAIVLPALNLSRHRDYGRATAATTTATSSQSNSSGGGGHNSHSNSNSSSRTLHPFALPTNSSNTPSTGRSISAAVHHPRSEFASNSAFYIPYSASKFKAFK; this is encoded by the coding sequence ATGTCAGATAGACGTTACTATTTCACATCAGAGCAACGATACAATACCCCGGGCGCCTTGGACAATGATTGTGCCGAAGATGGGCTTTTGTATCCCAGCCGGGATAGCAACAATGATAACGaagacgacaacgacaacgacaatggGGCCAATGCGGACAATGAGCCGGATGCGGACAAGGACGACGACTCTGAGTTCCTGCAGGACGTGCCCTACTCATCCAGCAGCATTGACCGCAGCTCTGTGGGCTCCATACCCTGGGCAGACGATGCCATCAAGAAGAACCTGCTGGACTGGGAGCGGGTGGAGCGCATGCTGAGCGGTGAGGAGGAGCTGCCAGAAAAGGAGCCAGAGCTCCGGCACGAGATCGCCGATTGGCAGCACAAGTTCCCCATGCTGGTGGGTCGGAAAGTGGGAATGCGGTCGCTGCGCCATCAGAGCTTCGACAGCCAAACGAGGCGCGACGACGAGTCCGTGGACATAGATTCCATTTCAAATCTCAGTCTGAACTCGctggacgatgatgatgatgaggataTTGAGGACGATGGCTTTCTAACACCCACGGCAGAGCCACAgaaacagcaccagcagcctCGGAGCTATCTGCGCCCCACCCACAATCTGGTGGACCTCCTGGATCGCGATCTGCGCGTGACTTCGGTGTCGGTGAAGCTGCTTAAGCGACAACgctcccagcagcagcaacaacaccaccaACCACAGCAGCTTCCCCAAAAACTGAGCTCGGCCACGCCCCAGTCGGCACGCCTGCGGATGCCGCCCATACTAAACGTCCTGGACACGAATCGTCGGTTTCGCGGCCTACTCAACAACCGCAGCTTCGTGCAGCTAACGCAggtccagcaacagcagcagcaacaacaacagcaggccAAATCGGCGGCCCTGACTCATGCGAGCAGTGCAGAGCGTCGACAATATCAGTATCACCATGCGGGCAACCGCTCCGCCTGGCACATGCCGATGGCCGCCAGCCGATTCTTCTCGAACAACAAGAACGCCATTGTGCTACCGGCATTGAATCTGAGTCGCCACAGGGACTACGGCAGAGCCACGGCCGCCACCACAACGGCCACGTCCAGCCAGAGCAACTcgagcggcggcggcgggcaCAATAgtcacagcaacagcaacagttccTCTCGCACCCTGCATCCATTCGCGCTGCCGACCAACTCGAGCAACACACCGTCGACGGGTCGCTCGATCTCGGCTGCAGTGCACCATCCGCGCTCGGAGTTTGCCTCCAACAGTGCCTTCTACATACCGTACAGTGCCTCGAAATTCAAAGCCTTCAAGTAA